The Mycobacterium paragordonae genome includes a region encoding these proteins:
- a CDS encoding PE domain-containing protein, with translation MSFVVVEPEVVAALSAQAAGIGAATTSASVAAAPATVGLLPAAADEVSAAVARLFGGFGQEFQELGAQAGLVHERFVQALKASSVAYAAAEAANLSALQGVEQSVVGVINAPTLALLGRPLIGDGVSGAAGSGQAGGDGGLLWGNGGAGGSGAAGQAGGSGGAAGLFGSGGAGGAGGPGVGGGAGGAGGAGGAGGWLAGSGGTGGAGGGGALSPTGVGGAGGAGGAGGVARALVFGLGGAGGSGGAGGLTLAVGFAGALGGGAGDVGFAGGAGGHGGAGGASSGLFGVGGTGGAGGYGGAGGAGGTGGLSATWAVAGGTGGIGGAGGDGGLAGSGGAAGLFGSGLLGAPGSAGTPGLGGTGGVGGGGGQGGAAAAGFSAAGKAGGIGTASGGQIGGLGGVGGDGGSGGKVATITGFHVPVGIAVNPGDGVYVTNSGNDTVSVIDPTTNAVTWSGIAVGNQPRAVAVSPNPGHYVYVANNGGNSVSVIDPSSHSVIGSAIPVGADPIAVAVKPDPGGYVYVTNSTGNTVRVIDPPLNTVTSIGVGSGPDGVAINPGGDVYVTNAASNTVSVIDPNGNTVIGSISVGPYPRGVAVDSVGHVFVANTLGNTVSMINSFSNTVMGSAIGVGQSPFGVAVSPVNDYVFVTNYDSNTVSVINPITHTVSATIGVGSNPWGVAVDTGTGAVYVANMFSNTVSVISA, from the coding sequence CTGTCCTTTGTCGTGGTTGAGCCAGAAGTGGTCGCGGCGCTCTCGGCCCAGGCAGCCGGAATAGGTGCGGCGACTACATCGGCTTCGGTGGCGGCGGCGCCGGCGACGGTGGGATTGCTTCCGGCAGCGGCCGACGAGGTGTCGGCGGCGGTGGCGCGCCTTTTCGGTGGCTTCGGGCAGGAGTTCCAGGAACTCGGCGCGCAGGCGGGGCTGGTTCACGAACGCTTCGTGCAGGCATTGAAGGCGAGTTCGGTGGCGTATGCCGCTGCCGAGGCGGCGAATCTATCGGCACTGCAGGGTGTGGAGCAGTCGGTGGTGGGTGTGATCAATGCCCCCACGCTGGCGCTGTTGGGGCGTCCGCTGATCGGGGATGGTGTGAGCGGGGCGGCGGGGAGCGGGCAGGCCGGCGGGGATGGCGGGTTGTTGTGGGGTAACGGCGGCGCCGGGGGCTCAGGAGCGGCCGGGCAAGCGGGCGGCAGCGGTGGGGCCGCGGGGCTGTTCGGAAGTGGCGGTGCCGGCGGTGCGGGTGGTCCTGGTGTCGGAGGCGGTGCCGGGGGTGCGGGCGGTGCGGGTGGGGCCGGCGGGTGGTTAGCAGGATCCGGCGGGACAGGCGGGGCTGGAGGCGGCGGTGCTCTCAGCCCGACTGGCGTCGGCGGTGCGGGTGGTGCTGGCGGTGCCGGCGGCGTGGCACGTGCGCTGGTGTTCGGGCTCGGCGGTGCCGGCGGGTCCGGCGGTGCCGGTGGGCTGACGTTGGCGGTAGGTTTCGCCGGTGCTCTGGGTGGCGGTGCGGGTGATGTGGGGTTTGCCGGGGGTGCAGGCGGTCACGGTGGAGCCGGGGGCGCAAGTTCTGGATTGTTCGGGGTCGGCGGCACCGGTGGCGCCGGCGGATATGGCGGCGCCGGGGGCGCAGGCGGGACCGGTGGATTGAGTGCGACCTGGGCTGTGGCGGGTGGTACCGGCGGGATCGGCGGTGCGGGTGGCGACGGCGGGCTCGCTGGGTCGGGGGGAGCCGCCGGACTCTTCGGGTCGGGGTTGCTGGGGGCGCCGGGATCTGCGGGGACGCCCGGTCTAGGTGGCACCGGCGGGGTCGGCGGAGGCGGTGGTCAAGGCGGTGCCGCCGCTGCCGGATTCAGTGCTGCGGGTAAGGCGGGTGGCATCGGCACTGCCAGCGGTGGGCAGATCGGCGGGCTCGGCGGGGTAGGCGGTGACGGTGGCTCCGGGGGCAAGGTGGCCACCATCACCGGATTTCATGTGCCGGTGGGAATCGCAGTCAATCCCGGCGACGGCGTCTATGTCACCAACAGCGGGAATGACACGGTGTCGGTGATCGATCCGACCACCAATGCCGTGACCTGGTCAGGAATCGCTGTCGGCAATCAACCAAGAGCGGTGGCGGTCAGTCCAAACCCAGGTCACTACGTCTATGTGGCCAACAACGGCGGCAACAGCGTGTCGGTCATCGATCCGTCATCGCATTCCGTGATCGGGTCAGCGATCCCCGTCGGCGCCGACCCTATCGCGGTGGCAGTCAAGCCAGACCCGGGCGGATACGTCTATGTGACCAACTCCACCGGCAACACCGTCCGGGTCATCGATCCGCCATTGAATACCGTTACGTCCATAGGCGTCGGCTCGGGCCCGGACGGGGTGGCGATCAACCCCGGAGGCGATGTCTACGTCACCAACGCCGCAAGCAACACAGTGTCGGTGATCGATCCGAACGGCAATACCGTGATCGGGTCGATCAGTGTCGGCCCCTATCCGAGGGGGGTTGCCGTCGACTCAGTTGGCCACGTCTTCGTTGCGAACACTCTCGGCAACACCGTGTCCATGATCAACTCTTTCAGCAATACCGTCATGGGATCAGCGATCGGAGTGGGTCAGTCACCGTTCGGGGTGGCGGTCAGCCCCGTCAACGACTATGTCTTCGTCACCAACTACGACAGCAACACCGTGTCGGTGATCAATCCGATCACCCACACCGTCTCCGCCACCATCGGCGTCGGCTCTAATCCATGGGGTGTGGCGGTCGACACTGGCACCGGCGCGGTGTATGTCGCCAACATGTTCAGCAACACGGTTTCGGTGATCAGCGCATAA
- a CDS encoding aminotransferase class I/II-fold pyridoxal phosphate-dependent enzyme yields MSFDSLSPAELSVLHARHQQEYADLQAKKLSLDLTRGKPSPEQLDLSNRLLSMPGDDFRDAEGTDTRNYGGLHGLPGLREIFAELLGLPVQNLIAGNNASLEFMHDAVVFSMLHGGVDSPRPWKDEPAVKFLCPVPGYDRHFSITETMGIEMIPVPMVEDGPDVDLIEELVAADPAIKGMWTVPVFGNPTGITYSWETVRRLVQMRTAAPDFRLFWDNAYAVHTLTHDFVRQVDVLGLATKAGNPNRPYIFASTSKITFAGAGVAFFGGSLGNIAWYLQYAAKRSIGPDKVNQLRHLRFFGDADGVRLHMQRHQEILAPKFALVAEILSQRLGDSKIASWTDPKGGYFVSLDVLPGTARRTVALAKDAGIAVTEAGASFPYRKDPDDKNIRIAPSFPSLPDLRDAVDGLSTCALLAATESLL; encoded by the coding sequence GTGTCGTTCGACTCCCTCAGCCCTGCGGAGCTCTCGGTTCTGCACGCACGCCACCAGCAGGAATACGCGGACCTGCAAGCCAAGAAGCTGTCCTTGGACCTCACCCGCGGAAAGCCGTCGCCCGAGCAGCTCGACCTGTCCAACCGGTTGCTGTCGATGCCCGGGGACGACTTCCGCGACGCGGAAGGAACCGACACCCGCAACTACGGCGGGCTGCACGGGCTGCCGGGACTGCGCGAGATCTTCGCCGAACTGCTCGGCCTGCCCGTGCAGAACCTGATCGCGGGCAACAACGCGAGCCTCGAATTCATGCACGACGCCGTCGTCTTCTCCATGCTGCACGGCGGCGTCGATTCGCCGCGGCCCTGGAAGGACGAGCCGGCGGTCAAGTTCCTCTGCCCGGTTCCCGGTTACGACCGGCATTTCTCCATCACCGAGACGATGGGCATCGAGATGATCCCGGTCCCGATGGTCGAGGACGGCCCCGACGTCGACCTGATCGAAGAACTGGTCGCGGCCGACCCCGCGATCAAGGGGATGTGGACCGTACCGGTTTTCGGCAACCCCACCGGCATCACCTACTCGTGGGAGACCGTGCGACGGCTGGTGCAGATGCGGACCGCGGCGCCCGACTTCCGGCTGTTCTGGGACAACGCCTACGCGGTGCACACGCTGACGCACGACTTCGTCCGCCAGGTGGACGTGCTGGGCCTCGCCACCAAGGCCGGCAACCCCAACCGGCCCTACATCTTCGCCTCCACCTCGAAGATCACCTTCGCCGGTGCCGGGGTGGCCTTCTTCGGCGGCTCGCTCGGCAACATCGCGTGGTATCTGCAGTACGCCGCGAAGCGGTCGATCGGCCCGGACAAGGTGAACCAGCTGCGGCACCTGCGCTTCTTCGGCGACGCCGACGGGGTGCGGCTGCACATGCAGCGTCACCAGGAGATCCTGGCGCCGAAGTTCGCCCTGGTGGCCGAGATCCTGTCGCAACGGCTGGGCGATTCGAAGATCGCCTCGTGGACCGATCCCAAGGGCGGCTACTTCGTCAGCCTCGACGTCCTGCCCGGCACGGCCCGCCGGACCGTCGCCCTGGCCAAGGACGCGGGCATCGCGGTCACCGAGGCGGGCGCGTCGTTCCCGTACCGCAAGGACCCGGACGACAAGAACATCCGCATCGCCCCGTCCTTCCCGTCGCTGCCGGACCTGCGGGATGCGGTCGACGGGCTGTCGACGTGTGCGTTGCTGGCCGCGACGGAGTCGCTGCTTTAG
- a CDS encoding lipoprotein LpqH, with protein MTEGTPVKRVIAVAIGTLGCASALVGCSSGGHSASPASNGPASVATNGGAGTEVKVGGSDLPGLNPSSVTCVKQGGKINIGSGSTGGQQALAVVMADGNPPTVESLAMVVDGNALSVADNMGSKVGSAKVSVDGKTYTISGQAQGADLKNPMAGMITKDFNIKVSCG; from the coding sequence ATGACGGAAGGAACTCCAGTGAAGCGTGTTATCGCGGTGGCGATCGGAACCCTTGGCTGCGCGTCGGCGCTGGTCGGGTGTTCCAGCGGCGGCCACAGTGCCAGCCCGGCATCGAACGGCCCGGCGAGCGTTGCCACCAACGGCGGCGCGGGAACCGAGGTCAAGGTCGGCGGCTCGGACCTGCCCGGTCTGAACCCCTCCTCGGTCACCTGCGTCAAGCAGGGCGGCAAGATCAACATCGGCAGTGGTTCCACCGGCGGCCAGCAGGCGCTGGCGGTGGTGATGGCCGACGGCAACCCGCCCACCGTTGAGTCGCTGGCCATGGTCGTCGACGGCAACGCCCTGTCGGTCGCCGACAACATGGGCTCCAAGGTGGGTTCGGCGAAGGTGTCGGTGGACGGCAAGACCTACACCATCAGCGGTCAGGCGCAGGGCGCCGACCTGAAGAACCCGATGGCCGGAATGATCACCAAGGACTTCAACATCAAGGTCTCGTGCGGCTGA
- a CDS encoding CHAT domain-containing protein — MSDPDRQTLVLRYADVGIVTYASLWVVGDPSRTVNWVVEDPILLAALEELAGALPEPHGDESRRDAIERALSRGAFATPETELTAAYILGVLLIGAAGWQLLAECAASSRPTLFVSPSARLARVPWGLLALPKSGPSKEELVRARQDAITASGRVAAQIPWQLADLREHTDGHRLMELADVLFAVPQNIVHAPRTATRWEARRDGPPVLVLDPRVPGQRPDSALGSVLGRPSEHTRLARYFAELMQRRAVLPGVGSSVELFRRQDADRRWLADLLVHDPSRLVYVGHASSADGESGRADRAALHLACTAAAPGDAAAIGNHRPLTASDLMSLRLPMPPRVALLACASGGDYQFDEATGLVAAMILGGAQLVTATLWSLPTTAAYRQFGTPAGDPDPMADVVTAVDAAHQDTEAGCAVNRWQRAQMRRWRDGDITASPLYWGALVTFAVDGAR, encoded by the coding sequence GTGAGCGATCCGGACCGCCAGACCCTGGTGCTGCGCTACGCCGACGTCGGGATCGTCACCTACGCGAGCCTGTGGGTGGTCGGCGATCCGTCCCGAACCGTCAACTGGGTGGTGGAGGATCCGATTCTGCTGGCGGCCTTGGAGGAACTGGCCGGCGCGCTGCCCGAACCCCACGGCGACGAGAGCCGCCGGGACGCCATCGAGAGGGCCCTGTCCCGGGGAGCGTTCGCCACACCGGAGACGGAGTTGACGGCCGCCTACATCCTCGGCGTGCTCCTCATCGGTGCCGCCGGCTGGCAACTCCTGGCGGAGTGCGCCGCGTCGTCGCGACCGACGCTGTTCGTCTCCCCCAGCGCCCGGCTGGCCCGAGTGCCGTGGGGCCTGCTCGCGCTACCGAAATCTGGCCCCAGCAAAGAGGAGCTGGTGCGGGCCCGCCAGGACGCGATCACCGCCAGCGGCCGGGTCGCCGCCCAAATCCCCTGGCAACTGGCCGATCTCCGGGAACACACCGACGGCCACCGGTTGATGGAGCTGGCCGACGTGCTGTTCGCGGTGCCGCAGAACATCGTTCATGCGCCACGCACGGCCACGCGGTGGGAGGCCAGGCGGGACGGCCCTCCGGTACTGGTCCTGGATCCCCGAGTGCCGGGGCAGCGGCCCGACTCGGCGCTGGGCTCAGTGCTCGGCAGGCCCTCGGAGCACACCCGGTTGGCGCGGTACTTCGCCGAGTTGATGCAGCGGCGCGCGGTGCTACCCGGCGTCGGCAGTTCGGTCGAGCTCTTCCGACGCCAGGACGCTGACCGCAGGTGGCTGGCGGACTTGCTGGTCCACGATCCCAGCCGCCTGGTCTACGTCGGGCATGCCAGCTCCGCGGACGGCGAGTCGGGCCGGGCCGACCGGGCCGCGCTGCACCTGGCGTGTACCGCGGCCGCACCCGGCGACGCGGCGGCCATCGGTAATCACCGCCCCCTGACCGCCTCGGATCTGATGTCGCTACGGCTGCCGATGCCGCCACGGGTGGCGCTACTGGCGTGCGCATCCGGTGGCGACTACCAGTTCGACGAGGCGACCGGGCTGGTCGCGGCGATGATCCTGGGCGGGGCTCAGCTGGTGACCGCCACCCTCTGGTCGCTGCCCACTACCGCGGCATACCGGCAATTCGGCACGCCCGCAGGCGATCCCGATCCGATGGCCGACGTCGTCACCGCCGTCGATGCCGCCCACCAGGATACCGAAGCCGGCTGCGCCGTAAATCGTTGGCAGCGTGCGCAAATGCGCCGCTGGCGGGACGGGGATATCACCGCCAGCCCGTTGTACTGGGGCGCGCTGGTCACTTTCGCCGTCGACGGTGCCCGATGA